From Acidobacteriota bacterium, a single genomic window includes:
- a CDS encoding GNAT family N-acetyltransferase — protein sequence MRIEKLDHGEEEVRRRLLAFLRPHESECLFLTGNLKNRFPGTHLYAARGAGEWLGVGGYYEEPRAVVLGAAADAAARELASELAARHPGLQSLCAPAGPAAAACRVLAGMGWRHAKDPRCLLMELDSPPPPQEFEGLVRPIRLGDHIPVVKLLRQIHNRPPGAPVTEHELRALMMNPLCLVLDAGSGPVATAQTNGMGIAAFQILGVATDPAHRNRGYARAVCASLIRAMWSRGARRAVLFTGRDNPAALGCYRRIGFRAAGGYWVARLVRGGERVSTPW from the coding sequence ATGCGGATAGAAAAACTCGACCACGGGGAGGAAGAGGTCCGGCGGCGCCTGCTCGCCTTCCTCCGGCCGCACGAATCCGAGTGCCTGTTCCTCACCGGGAACCTGAAAAACCGTTTCCCCGGAACCCACCTCTATGCCGCCCGGGGGGCGGGGGAGTGGCTGGGGGTGGGCGGGTATTACGAGGAACCGCGCGCGGTCGTGCTCGGGGCGGCGGCGGACGCGGCAGCGCGGGAACTCGCCTCGGAACTGGCCGCGCGCCATCCGGGCCTTCAGAGCCTGTGCGCCCCGGCCGGCCCGGCAGCCGCCGCCTGCCGGGTCCTCGCCGGGATGGGGTGGCGTCACGCAAAGGACCCGCGCTGCCTGCTGATGGAGCTCGACTCCCCCCCGCCGCCGCAGGAATTCGAAGGCCTGGTCCGGCCCATCAGGCTCGGGGACCACATCCCGGTCGTCAAGCTCCTCCGCCAGATCCACAACCGTCCCCCCGGAGCGCCGGTGACCGAGCACGAACTCCGGGCGCTGATGATGAACCCCCTCTGCCTGGTGCTGGACGCCGGTTCCGGCCCGGTCGCGACCGCCCAGACCAACGGCATGGGGATAGCGGCCTTCCAGATCCTCGGGGTGGCCACCGACCCGGCCCACCGCAACCGGGGATACGCCCGGGCGGTCTGCGCCTCCCTCATCCGGGCGATGTGGAGCCGGGGCGCTCGCCGGGCGGTCCTGTTCACCGGACGGGACAACCCGGCCGCCCTGGGGTGCTACCGCCGGATCGGCTTCCGCGCCGCGGGGGGATACTGGGTGGCCCGGCTGGTGCGGGGCGGGGAGAGAGTGTCCACTCCCTGGTGA
- a CDS encoding sigma-54-dependent Fis family transcriptional regulator — protein MKRILVIDDDAAVLNYFMIFLAQTGRYDVQTLGDSTQAFDVIDSGNFDAIMLDMDMPVVHGREVLRYVKEKHPHIEVIVITGVEDVELAVESMKAGAYDYLCKPIDEDRLLRLLDHALERSELRTEVDRLRDEVSLEGLRHKEAFESILTRNRGFLRVLQRVDQIAESENYVLIWGESGTGKELVARAIHRISRRRDRPFIAVNAGTFASELFSSEFFGHEQGAFTGATRTRAGFFEKANGGTLLLDEIGELELPVQSKLLRVLQEGEYFRLGSTEKRGADVRIIAATNKDLADEIDKGRFRRDLYYRLNICSVFLPPLRDREGDIELLANWFLDKHNRANAKSISLIDSDVIELLELYDFPGNVRELDNIIAEAVVVESGRSLSSRSLPRYLHNAVSGPRTGASRAASVPPAERKTLHEREAEHIRRMLELTGGNRTATAEILGISRVSLISRIKRYGIDIPPAGGGGPDS, from the coding sequence ATGAAGCGCATCCTGGTGATCGACGACGACGCCGCCGTCCTCAACTATTTCATGATCTTCCTGGCCCAGACCGGGCGCTACGACGTCCAGACCCTCGGCGACAGCACCCAGGCGTTCGACGTCATCGATTCGGGGAATTTCGACGCCATCATGCTCGACATGGACATGCCCGTCGTGCATGGCCGCGAGGTGCTCCGGTACGTGAAGGAAAAACACCCGCACATCGAGGTGATCGTGATCACGGGGGTGGAGGATGTCGAACTCGCCGTGGAGTCGATGAAGGCGGGGGCCTACGACTACCTCTGCAAGCCGATCGACGAGGACCGGCTGCTGCGGCTCCTGGATCACGCCCTGGAGCGTTCCGAGCTGCGCACGGAGGTGGACAGACTGCGCGACGAGGTCTCCCTGGAGGGGTTGCGCCACAAGGAGGCGTTCGAGTCGATCCTCACCCGGAACCGGGGCTTTTTGCGCGTGCTGCAGCGCGTGGACCAGATCGCCGAAAGCGAGAACTACGTCCTGATCTGGGGGGAGAGCGGAACGGGGAAAGAGCTGGTGGCGCGCGCCATCCACCGGATCAGCCGCCGGCGCGACCGCCCCTTCATCGCCGTCAACGCCGGGACGTTCGCCTCGGAGCTCTTCTCCTCCGAATTCTTCGGGCACGAGCAGGGAGCCTTCACGGGCGCCACCCGGACGAGGGCGGGGTTCTTCGAAAAGGCGAACGGCGGCACCCTCCTGCTCGACGAGATCGGGGAGCTGGAGCTGCCGGTGCAGTCCAAGCTGCTGAGGGTGCTGCAGGAGGGGGAATACTTCCGGCTCGGGTCGACCGAAAAGCGGGGGGCCGACGTCCGCATCATCGCGGCCACCAACAAGGACCTCGCCGACGAAATCGACAAGGGGAGGTTCCGGCGCGACCTGTACTACCGGCTCAATATCTGCTCCGTCTTCCTCCCGCCGCTGCGCGACCGCGAGGGGGACATCGAGCTGCTGGCGAACTGGTTCCTCGACAAGCACAACCGGGCGAATGCGAAGTCGATCTCCCTGATCGACTCCGACGTCATCGAACTCCTGGAACTGTACGATTTCCCCGGCAACGTGCGGGAGCTCGACAACATCATCGCCGAGGCGGTGGTGGTGGAGTCGGGCCGGAGTCTTTCCTCCCGCTCCCTCCCCCGTTACCTCCATAACGCCGTCAGCGGCCCGCGCACGGGCGCCTCCCGCGCCGCTTCGGTGCCCCCGGCGGAGCGCAAGACCCTCCACGAACGGGAGGCGGAGCACATCCGCCGGATGCTGGAGCTGACCGGGGGGAACCGCACCGCGACCGCCGAGATCCTCGGCATCTCCCGGGTCTCCCTGATCTCCAGGATCAAGCGCTACGGCATCGACATCCCCCCCGCGGGCGGGGGCGGCCCCGATTCCTGA